The genomic region ACGGCTCCTCTCTGGCGATGGCGGGCGGAGAGGTGGCCGAGAAGGCGGGGATCCCCGTGATGGGGACCTCTCCCACGAATCCCTTGGTGACGTTGGGCAAGAAGTTCTACTTCCGCGCGTGCTTCATCGACCCGTTCCAGGGGGCCGGTGCGGCGACCTACGCCTTCAGGGAGCTGGGCTTCAGGAGGGCCGCCATCCTCACCGACGTCGCCAGCGACTACAGCGTGGGGCTGAGCAGCTTCTTCAAGCGGGCCTTCGCCAAGATGGGCGGGGAGATCGCGGCCGAGCTGAAGTACCAGTCGGGGGACCAGGACTTCACGGCCCAGCTGACCGAGCTGATCTCCAAGAAGCC from Fretibacterium sp. OH1220_COT-178 harbors:
- a CDS encoding ABC transporter substrate-binding protein, whose translation is ELVVVDNKSDKVEAANAVTRLIEHDKVNAIIGTYGSSLAMAGGEVAEKAGIPVMGTSPTNPLVTLGKKFYFRACFIDPFQGAGAATYAFRELGFRRAAILTDVASDYSVGLSSFFKRAFAKMGGEIAAELKYQSGDQDFTAQLTELISKKPDFVFLPAYFTEGAIALKQAKELGAAFRFIGGDGMDNPEIVTLGGDAVEGFLHTTFAYDPSMKDMNP